The following proteins come from a genomic window of Actinomycetota bacterium:
- a CDS encoding antibiotic biosynthesis monooxygenase, translating to MPTSRGPRGPSSFQDRDAPERFISFGPWQSEEAVTEWRQRPGFQERVAKVQELVEAFSPHTMDVAAQVGPATRDP from the coding sequence CTGCCAACGTCCCGGGGGCCACGTGGGCCAAGCTCCTTTCAGGATCGTGACGCTCCCGAGCGCTTCATCAGTTTCGGGCCATGGCAAAGTGAGGAGGCTGTGACCGAGTGGCGCCAACGTCCTGGATTCCAAGAGCGGGTCGCGAAAGTTCAAGAGCTCGTGGAGGCCTTCAGTCCCCACACCATGGATGTCGCTGCTCAGGTGGGGCCAGCAACGCGCGACCCCTGA